The following coding sequences are from one Ornithodoros turicata isolate Travis chromosome 1, ASM3712646v1, whole genome shotgun sequence window:
- the LOC135379789 gene encoding uncharacterized protein LOC135379789 yields the protein MQVLELTPEPWFARFLIVHSEDETKPLAKVSPFTIARELEKTIGKHYNARKLTTGDLQIEVTTRQQNSALLSLNKISDISVTVTRHRTLNIVKGVISESQLLDCSDTEIEEGLKDQGVVTARRIVMRRDGKDIPTRHIVLSFQLHRLPETIKAGYLNCHVRPYIPNPRRCFKCQRFGHGSQVCRGQAICPKCAGMDHSAESCANCKGSHPVYSRSCPRWQEEKEILKMKVTQNISYRDAKTQVEFVRKGTFSEVVSRGVAPLRKSVETQTSGSPPHTPPTQEKHAESLLPLAPAAQVGSREVVATTSTEVDGELSAWDGLTGGSSQAATHTMDVDDDDCMSQKSSSSLPPILPHGRNKERKKEAEAGVVRP from the coding sequence ATGCAAGTCCTCGAGTTGACTCCTGAACCTTGGTTTGCGAGGTTCCTCATAGTCCACTCCGAAGACGAGACCAAACCCTTGGCTAAGGTATCACCATTCACTATTGCGAGAGAGTTAGAAAAGACAATAGGGAAACATTATAATGCTCGAAAGCTGACCACAGGAGATCTgcaaattgaagtgaccacaagGCAACAAAACTCCGCTCTCCTTTCACTTAATAAAATTTCTGATATATCAGTCACTGTGACCAGACACCGAACACTTAACATCGTGAAGGGCGTCATCTCAGAGTCTCAACTCCTTGACTGCTCAGACACTGAGATCGAGGAAGGGCTTAAGGACCAAGGCGTTGTGACGGCAAGGAGAATTGTGATGCGTCGGGATGGTAAAGACATCCCGACGAGGCACAttgtcctttcctttcaattgcACAGGCTTCCTGAGACCATCAAAGCAGGCTATCTTAACTGCCATGTACGTCCGTATATCCCGAATCCGCGAcgctgtttcaagtgccagcgttttggacATGGTTCGCAGGTCTGTCGAGGACAGGCGATCTGTCCAAAATGTGCTGGCATGGACCACTCTGCAGAGTCCTGTGCAAACTGTAAAGGGAGCCACCCAGTCTATTCCAGGTCCTGCCCCCGTTGgcaggaagagaaagaaatactCAAAATGAAAGTAACACAGAATATCTCATACAGAGACGCAAAGACACAGGTAGAATTTGTCAGAAAAGGCacgttctccgaagtggtgagccggggagtggcaccactgcggaaatctgtggagacgcagacttctgggtctccaccccacactccccccacACAAGAAAAGCATGCGGAGAGCTTGCTTCCGCTGGCACCAGCTGCTCAGGTGGGCAGCCGGGAAGTAGTGGCCACaacctctacggaggttgatggcgagCTGTCAGCTTGGGACGGGCTCACAGGGGGCTCATCCCAGGCTGCCACACACACGATGgatgttgacgatgatgactgcatgtcgcagaaatcatcgtcaagccttcccccaatccttccccatggaaggaacaaagaacgaaaaaaggagGCCGAGGCAGGGGTAGTACGTCCCTAG